A single region of the Cereibacter sphaeroides 2.4.1 genome encodes:
- a CDS encoding error-prone DNA polymerase: MPFVELSATSNFTFLTGASHPEELMRRAASLGLPALAIADENSVAGIVRAYGEAKEIARETGSAPRLIPAARIVVREGMSVTVLPRDRAAWGRLCRLLTLGRRAAPKGSCDLGFADLLAHAEGQEMLLHPPARSSGGWQTLAARLAAACPGRVALILAPHYAGQDRVRFERQALLAARLGIPTVASGLPILHHGARRRLADVLTAIRLGCRVDELGRRALVNGEQRLRSEAEMLRLYPGHEEAVFRSAEIAGRLDFCLSELRYEYPSEISKGESPADRLARLTREGLVWRFPAGVPEKIAAQARHELELIGKLGYEPYFLTVNDIVRFARDRGILCQGRGSAANSIVCYALGVTSVDPEVGTMVFERFVSEARNEPPDIDVDFEHERREEVIQHIYSRYGRDRAGLCATVIHYRGKRAVREVGRAMGLSEDTLTAMASQIWGWGGPGALTERRLREIGLDPNDRRLWLALQLIDEIQGFPRHLSQHVGGFVITEGRLDELVPIENAAMEGRTVICWDKDDIDMLGILKVDVLALGMLTCIRKAFDLIESHHHTSYTLATLPRDDSQTYDMLCRADSLGVFQVESRAQMNFLPRMRPRCFYDLVVQVAIIRPGPIQGDMVHPYIRRRNGQEDPHLPSDALGKVLGKTLGVPLFQEQAMQIAIIGANFSPEEADRLRRALATFKKHGNVTELKERFMNGMLANGYDKDFATRCFSQIEGFGSYGFPESHAASFALLVYASAWIKCHHPGIFACALLNAQPMGFYAPAQIVRDARAHGVIVLPPCINASLWDNVMERDREGRLALRLGFRQIKGVAEEEAQWIVAARGNGYRAVEDIWRRAGVPPATVTRLAEADCFAALGLTRREAQWQARALSGDRPLPLFAGDMDGEGIVEPEVVLREMTLGEEVVEDYVSFRLSLRSHPMALLRELV, translated from the coding sequence ATGCCGTTCGTGGAACTGTCGGCCACGTCGAATTTTACCTTTCTCACGGGCGCCTCGCATCCCGAGGAGCTGATGCGGCGCGCCGCCTCTCTGGGCTTGCCCGCGCTGGCGATCGCCGACGAGAATTCCGTCGCCGGCATCGTGCGCGCCTATGGAGAGGCCAAGGAGATCGCGCGCGAGACGGGCAGCGCCCCGCGCCTCATTCCGGCCGCGCGGATCGTGGTGCGCGAGGGCATGAGCGTGACCGTCCTGCCGCGCGATCGCGCCGCATGGGGCCGGCTCTGCCGCCTGCTCACCCTCGGACGGAGGGCCGCGCCCAAGGGCAGCTGCGACCTGGGCTTTGCCGATCTTCTTGCCCATGCCGAGGGACAGGAGATGCTGCTCCACCCGCCCGCGCGGTCCTCGGGGGGCTGGCAAACCCTGGCCGCGAGGCTGGCCGCGGCCTGCCCGGGGCGGGTCGCGCTGATCCTGGCCCCCCATTATGCAGGTCAGGACCGTGTCCGGTTCGAGCGGCAGGCTCTGCTCGCCGCGCGGCTGGGGATCCCCACGGTCGCCTCTGGTCTGCCGATCCTGCATCACGGGGCGCGGCGGCGGCTGGCCGACGTGCTGACCGCGATCCGCCTGGGCTGCCGGGTGGACGAGCTGGGCCGCCGCGCGCTCGTCAACGGCGAGCAGCGCCTGAGGTCGGAGGCCGAGATGCTGCGGCTCTATCCGGGGCACGAGGAGGCTGTCTTCCGCAGCGCCGAGATCGCCGGGCGGCTCGACTTCTGCCTGAGCGAGCTGCGCTACGAATATCCGTCGGAGATCTCCAAGGGAGAGAGCCCGGCGGATCGGCTGGCGCGGCTGACGCGCGAGGGCCTCGTCTGGCGCTTTCCCGCAGGCGTGCCCGAAAAGATCGCGGCCCAGGCGCGGCACGAACTGGAGCTTATCGGCAAGCTCGGCTACGAGCCCTATTTTCTCACCGTGAATGATATCGTCCGGTTCGCGCGCGACCGCGGCATCCTGTGCCAGGGCCGGGGATCGGCGGCCAATTCCATCGTCTGCTATGCGCTGGGGGTGACATCGGTCGACCCCGAGGTGGGCACCATGGTCTTCGAGCGGTTCGTGTCGGAGGCGCGCAACGAACCGCCCGACATCGACGTGGATTTCGAGCATGAGCGGCGTGAGGAAGTGATCCAGCACATCTACAGCCGCTATGGGCGGGACCGTGCCGGGCTCTGCGCCACGGTCATCCATTATCGCGGCAAGCGGGCGGTGCGCGAGGTCGGACGGGCGATGGGGCTGAGCGAGGACACGCTGACCGCCATGGCGAGCCAGATCTGGGGCTGGGGCGGCCCCGGCGCCCTGACCGAGCGGCGCCTGCGCGAGATCGGTCTCGATCCGAACGATCGGCGGCTCTGGCTGGCCCTGCAGCTCATCGACGAGATCCAGGGCTTTCCGCGTCATCTTTCCCAGCATGTGGGAGGGTTCGTCATCACCGAAGGTCGGTTGGACGAGCTGGTGCCGATCGAGAATGCGGCCATGGAGGGTCGGACCGTCATCTGCTGGGACAAGGACGACATCGACATGCTGGGCATCCTCAAGGTGGATGTGCTGGCGCTGGGGATGCTGACCTGCATCCGCAAGGCGTTCGATCTGATCGAAAGCCACCACCACACCAGCTACACGCTCGCCACCCTGCCGCGGGACGATTCCCAGACCTACGACATGCTGTGCCGCGCCGACTCCTTGGGTGTCTTTCAGGTCGAGTCGCGCGCGCAGATGAACTTCCTGCCCCGGATGCGGCCCCGCTGCTTCTACGATCTGGTGGTTCAGGTGGCGATCATCCGGCCGGGTCCGATTCAGGGTGACATGGTCCATCCCTACATCCGCCGCAGGAATGGGCAGGAGGATCCGCATCTTCCCTCCGATGCGCTGGGCAAGGTTCTGGGCAAGACGCTGGGCGTGCCGCTCTTTCAGGAGCAGGCGATGCAGATCGCCATCATCGGGGCGAATTTCTCGCCGGAAGAGGCCGACCGGCTGCGTCGCGCGCTTGCCACCTTCAAGAAGCACGGCAACGTGACGGAACTGAAGGAGCGCTTCATGAACGGGATGCTGGCCAACGGCTACGATAAGGACTTCGCCACCCGCTGCTTTTCCCAGATCGAGGGCTTCGGCTCCTACGGTTTTCCCGAGAGCCATGCGGCAAGCTTTGCCCTGCTGGTCTATGCCTCCGCCTGGATCAAGTGCCATCATCCCGGCATCTTCGCCTGCGCGCTGCTGAATGCGCAGCCGATGGGGTTCTATGCGCCGGCGCAGATCGTGCGGGATGCGCGCGCCCACGGGGTGATCGTGCTGCCGCCCTGCATCAACGCGAGCCTCTGGGACAATGTGATGGAGCGCGACAGAGAGGGCCGTCTCGCCCTGCGGCTCGGGTTCCGCCAGATCAAGGGAGTAGCCGAGGAGGAGGCGCAGTGGATCGTGGCGGCGCGGGGCAATGGCTACCGCGCCGTGGAGGATATCTGGCGGCGGGCCGGGGTTCCGCCTGCAACCGTGACCCGTCTGGCCGAGGCGGATTGCTTCGCCGCCCTGGGGCTGACACGGCGCGAGGCCCAGTGGCAGGCCCGCGCCCTGTCGGGTGACAGGCCGCTGCCGCTCTTTGCAGGGGACATGGACGGCGAGGGGATCGTCGAGCCCGAGGTCGTCCTGCGGGAGATGACCTTGGGCGAGGAGGTGGTCGAGGATTACGTCTCCTTCCGTCTGAGCTTGCGCTCGCATCCGATGGCGCTTTTGCGCGAGCTGGTCTAG
- a CDS encoding lytic murein transglycosylase, with protein sequence MRTFLLGLGLALAAAPGMADPVTVSQRPAARAEAAVTEAERAAQAGLEAWVIQFRPRALAAGIRPATFAAAFRDLRYDADAVARDRNQAEFNRTLWDYLDSAVSETRIAGGRAALVQHGALLGRIEARYGVPKEIVVAVWGMETSYGTRRGDHPLVGALATLAHDGRRARFFEEQLIAALKILDNGDVRPEAMTGSWAGAMGHTQFMPTSYLDFAVDFTGDGRRDIWSDDPSDALASTAAYLAKSGWRRGEPWGVEVRLPAGFDFAQSGKSLRQPAARWEALGVRRVDGSPLPAGEAALLLPAGAQGAAFLIYPNFRAIARYNPADAYVIGVGHLADRLKGAPAIAGGWPRGDRALASAERTELQRLLTAAGFDTGGADGMIGPNTLSALRAWQAARGLVADGYANEAVLNRLREGA encoded by the coding sequence ATGCGGACGTTCCTTCTGGGACTGGGCCTGGCGCTGGCGGCTGCGCCGGGGATGGCCGATCCGGTGACGGTGTCGCAGCGACCGGCGGCACGGGCGGAGGCGGCGGTGACGGAGGCGGAGCGGGCGGCGCAGGCGGGGCTGGAGGCCTGGGTGATCCAGTTCCGGCCGCGGGCGCTGGCCGCAGGCATCCGGCCGGCGACCTTCGCTGCCGCCTTCCGGGATCTGCGCTACGATGCCGATGCGGTGGCGCGCGATCGCAATCAGGCCGAATTCAACCGCACGCTGTGGGATTATCTCGATTCGGCTGTGTCCGAGACGCGGATCGCGGGCGGGCGGGCGGCTCTCGTGCAGCATGGGGCGCTCCTCGGGCGGATCGAAGCGCGCTATGGGGTGCCGAAGGAGATCGTCGTGGCGGTCTGGGGGATGGAGACCTCCTACGGGACGCGACGGGGCGATCATCCGCTGGTGGGGGCGCTTGCGACGCTTGCCCATGACGGGCGGCGTGCCCGCTTCTTCGAGGAGCAGCTGATCGCGGCGCTGAAAATTCTCGACAATGGCGATGTGCGCCCCGAGGCCATGACCGGCAGCTGGGCGGGGGCGATGGGCCACACCCAGTTCATGCCGACCTCGTATCTCGACTTCGCGGTGGATTTCACCGGCGATGGGCGGCGCGACATCTGGTCGGACGATCCGTCGGACGCGCTGGCCTCGACGGCGGCCTATCTGGCCAAGTCGGGGTGGCGCAGGGGTGAGCCCTGGGGCGTCGAGGTGCGTCTGCCCGCGGGCTTCGACTTCGCCCAGAGCGGCAAGAGCCTGCGCCAGCCGGCCGCCCGCTGGGAGGCGCTGGGGGTGCGACGCGTCGACGGGTCGCCGCTGCCGGCAGGAGAGGCGGCCCTTCTGCTTCCGGCGGGGGCGCAGGGAGCGGCCTTCCTGATCTATCCGAACTTCCGTGCCATCGCGCGCTACAATCCTGCGGATGCCTATGTGATCGGCGTGGGCCATCTCGCGGACCGGCTGAAAGGCGCGCCGGCCATCGCGGGGGGCTGGCCGCGCGGCGACCGGGCGCTGGCCTCGGCCGAGCGGACCGAGCTGCAGCGCCTCCTGACCGCGGCGGGCTTTGACACGGGCGGAGCCGACGGCATGATCGGTCCGAACACGCTTTCCGCGCTGCGGGCCTGGCAAGCAGCGCGTGGTCTGGTGGCCGATGGCTATGCCAATGAAGCGGTCCTGAACCGGCTGCGCGAAGGGGCCTGA
- the rnr gene encoding ribonuclease R: MDQLPSKAQILDWIAQNPSLSAKRDIVRAFGIKGSAARIELKRLLREMEAEGALEKRKRTFTPQGALPPVSVLEIVGSDAQGDLFARPLEWAGEGEPPRILFVAKKGDPALAQGERILARLTEVEGEDEGHTHEARLIRRLGGSKPKILGIFRASDDGGRILPIDKGEDKEWRVARDGAAGARDGELVEAEQAGPRRLGLPLARITARLGDPAGPRAVSLIAIHQHGIPDSFPDAVLAEAEAAGPAPMAEREDLRHLPFVTIDPVDARDRDDAVLAEPDPDPQNPGGHILWVAIADVAHYVRPGSALDREARRRGNSTYFPDRVVPMLPDALSGDLCSLHQEVDRPCMAVRMRLSAQGEKLSHRFTRGMMRSRASLNYAQVQKAQDGEPDETTAPLLETIIRPLYEAYAALKQARALRQPLELDLPERRIELSDEGRVLSVAFRDRFDAHRLIEEFMVLANVAAAEELVRLRRPLLFRVHEEPSADKLEALREVAEASGFTLAKGQVLKTAHLNRLLAQAQGTEFDELMNITTLRSMTQAYYHPENFGHFGLALRSYAHFTSPIRRYSDLIVHRALILGHGWGDDGLSAQDIEMLEETAKQISDTERRSMAAERDTTDRYLASWLSDRVGAEFTGRISGVQRFGLFVKLDESGADGLIPIRSVGREFFHFDPESQTLMGSDTGLVLGIGQRVTVRLAEAVPLTGGLMLELLTVEDRGLPAPKRRRGRSAPRKPGREAAKAGKVKRRVLRTRR; encoded by the coding sequence ATGGACCAGCTCCCTTCGAAAGCCCAGATCCTCGACTGGATCGCCCAGAATCCCTCCCTTTCCGCGAAGCGCGACATCGTGCGTGCCTTCGGCATCAAGGGGAGTGCCGCGCGCATCGAACTGAAGCGCCTCCTGCGCGAGATGGAGGCCGAGGGCGCGCTGGAGAAACGCAAGCGGACCTTCACGCCGCAGGGTGCCTTGCCGCCCGTGTCGGTGCTCGAGATCGTGGGGTCCGATGCGCAGGGCGACCTGTTCGCGCGTCCGCTGGAATGGGCGGGCGAGGGCGAGCCGCCGCGCATCCTCTTCGTGGCCAAGAAGGGCGATCCGGCGCTGGCGCAGGGGGAGCGCATCCTCGCACGGCTGACCGAGGTCGAGGGCGAGGATGAGGGTCACACCCACGAGGCGCGCCTGATCCGGCGGCTCGGCGGATCGAAGCCGAAGATCCTCGGCATCTTCCGCGCCAGCGACGACGGCGGGCGGATCCTGCCCATCGACAAGGGCGAGGACAAGGAATGGCGCGTGGCCCGCGACGGGGCGGCCGGGGCGCGCGACGGCGAACTGGTCGAGGCCGAGCAGGCCGGGCCGCGCCGCCTCGGGCTGCCGCTCGCGCGGATCACCGCGCGGCTGGGCGATCCGGCAGGCCCGCGCGCCGTGTCGCTGATCGCGATCCACCAGCATGGCATTCCCGACAGCTTCCCCGATGCGGTGCTGGCGGAAGCCGAGGCGGCGGGCCCTGCGCCCATGGCCGAACGCGAGGATCTGCGGCATCTGCCCTTCGTCACCATCGATCCGGTCGATGCGCGCGACCGCGACGATGCGGTTCTGGCCGAGCCCGATCCCGATCCGCAGAACCCGGGCGGCCACATCCTCTGGGTGGCCATCGCCGATGTGGCTCATTATGTGCGGCCCGGCTCGGCGCTCGACCGCGAGGCGCGGCGACGGGGCAACTCCACCTATTTCCCGGACCGCGTGGTGCCGATGCTGCCCGACGCGCTGTCGGGCGATCTCTGCTCGCTGCATCAGGAGGTGGACCGGCCCTGCATGGCGGTGCGGATGCGGCTCTCGGCACAGGGCGAAAAACTTTCCCACCGCTTTACGCGTGGGATGATGCGCTCGCGCGCGAGCCTGAACTACGCGCAGGTGCAGAAGGCGCAGGACGGCGAGCCGGACGAGACGACGGCGCCGCTGCTCGAGACGATCATCCGCCCGCTCTACGAGGCCTACGCGGCGCTCAAGCAGGCCCGCGCCCTGCGCCAGCCGCTCGAACTCGACCTGCCCGAGCGCAGGATCGAGCTTTCCGACGAGGGGCGGGTCCTGTCGGTGGCCTTCCGCGACCGGTTCGATGCCCACCGGCTGATCGAGGAATTCATGGTGCTGGCCAATGTGGCCGCCGCCGAAGAGCTCGTGCGCCTGCGCCGGCCGCTGCTCTTCCGTGTCCATGAGGAGCCGTCGGCGGACAAGCTCGAGGCGCTGCGCGAGGTGGCCGAGGCCTCGGGCTTCACGCTGGCCAAGGGGCAGGTGCTGAAGACCGCGCATCTGAACCGGCTGCTGGCGCAGGCCCAGGGCACCGAGTTCGACGAGCTGATGAACATCACCACGCTGCGCTCGATGACCCAGGCCTATTACCATCCCGAGAACTTCGGCCATTTCGGGCTGGCCCTGCGCAGCTACGCCCATTTCACCTCGCCGATCCGGCGCTACTCCGACCTGATCGTGCATCGGGCGCTGATCCTTGGGCATGGCTGGGGCGACGACGGGCTGTCGGCGCAGGATATCGAGATGCTCGAGGAGACGGCCAAGCAGATTTCCGATACCGAGCGGCGCAGCATGGCGGCCGAGCGCGACACGACCGACCGCTATCTCGCCTCCTGGCTGTCGGACCGGGTGGGGGCGGAGTTCACCGGCCGGATCTCGGGCGTGCAGCGGTTCGGACTGTTCGTGAAGCTCGACGAGAGCGGGGCCGACGGGCTGATCCCGATCCGCTCGGTGGGCCGGGAATTCTTCCACTTCGATCCGGAAAGCCAGACGCTGATGGGGTCGGACACCGGCCTCGTGCTGGGCATCGGCCAGCGGGTGACGGTGCGGCTGGCCGAGGCGGTGCCGCTGACCGGCGGCCTCATGCTGGAGCTGCTGACGGTCGAGGACCGCGGGCTGCCCGCGCCGAAGCGCCGCCGGGGCCGGTCCGCGCCGCGCAAGCCGGGCCGGGAGGCGGCCAAGGCCGGCAAGGTCAAGCGGCGGGTGTTGCGCACGCGCCGCTGA
- a CDS encoding GNAT family N-acetyltransferase, which produces MKIERTDDIEACRALRRTVFIEEQGVSEAEEIDDLDGEAIHLLATDAGRPVGTARLLVRGETGKIGRVCVLAHCRGTGVGAALIRAAVAELRGEPGLRQLKLGSQSHATGFYEKLGFRQVGEEYLDAGIPHRDMVLDL; this is translated from the coding sequence ATGAAGATCGAGCGGACCGACGATATCGAGGCCTGCCGGGCGCTGCGGCGCACCGTCTTCATCGAGGAGCAGGGTGTTTCCGAGGCCGAGGAGATCGACGATCTCGACGGCGAGGCGATCCATCTGCTGGCTACCGATGCGGGCCGCCCGGTGGGCACGGCGCGGCTCCTCGTCCGGGGCGAGACCGGCAAGATCGGCCGGGTCTGCGTGCTGGCCCATTGCCGGGGCACGGGCGTCGGCGCCGCCCTCATCCGGGCCGCCGTAGCCGAGCTTCGGGGCGAGCCGGGCCTGCGCCAGCTGAAGCTCGGCTCGCAGAGCCATGCCACCGGCTTCTACGAGAAGCTGGGCTTCCGGCAGGTGGGCGAGGAATATCTCGATGCGGGCATCCCCCATCGCGACATGGTGCTGGACCTCTGA
- the dapE gene encoding succinyl-diaminopimelate desuccinylase, producing MPIDPVALTADLVRCPSVTPEEGGALDLIERILSGAGFDCTRVDRNGVPNLFARWGRKGANRTFGFNGHTDVVPVGDAAAWTRDPFGGEIADGWLWGRGATDMKSGVAAFVAAAVDFVQETPPDGAVVLTITGDEEGDSTDGTVALLDWMAAEGEAMSVCLVGEPTCPERLGEMMKIGRRGSMTAFFTARGVQGHSAYPHRAKNPVAALARLIDRLSSHDLDYGTEHFDASTLAVTTFDTGNPATNVIPALCRATVNIRFNDAHSGASLTRWLEEEAARVAADTGVEIALSAKISGESFLTPPGELSELVARAVEAETGLRPEPSTSGGTSDARFVRAHCPVVEFGLVGKTMHQVDERVEVAQIEPLKAIYLRILKDYFA from the coding sequence ATGCCCATCGATCCCGTCGCGCTGACCGCCGATCTCGTCCGCTGCCCCTCGGTCACGCCCGAGGAGGGCGGCGCGCTCGACCTGATCGAGCGGATCCTGAGCGGGGCGGGCTTCGACTGCACCCGCGTGGACCGCAACGGGGTGCCGAACCTCTTCGCCCGCTGGGGCCGGAAGGGCGCGAACCGGACCTTCGGCTTCAACGGCCATACCGATGTGGTGCCGGTGGGCGATGCCGCCGCCTGGACCCGCGATCCGTTCGGCGGCGAGATCGCCGACGGCTGGCTCTGGGGGCGCGGGGCCACCGACATGAAGTCGGGCGTCGCGGCCTTCGTGGCAGCGGCGGTCGATTTCGTGCAGGAGACCCCGCCCGACGGGGCGGTGGTCCTGACCATCACCGGTGACGAGGAGGGCGACTCGACCGACGGCACGGTCGCGCTTCTCGACTGGATGGCGGCGGAGGGCGAGGCCATGTCGGTCTGCCTCGTCGGAGAGCCCACCTGCCCCGAGCGGCTGGGCGAGATGATGAAGATCGGCCGCCGCGGTTCGATGACGGCCTTTTTCACCGCCCGCGGCGTGCAGGGCCATTCGGCCTATCCGCATCGGGCGAAGAACCCGGTCGCCGCGCTGGCGCGGCTGATCGATCGGCTGTCCTCGCACGATCTCGACTATGGCACCGAGCATTTCGATGCCTCGACGCTGGCCGTGACCACCTTCGACACCGGCAACCCGGCCACCAACGTGATCCCGGCTCTCTGCCGCGCGACGGTGAACATCCGTTTCAACGATGCCCACAGCGGTGCGAGCCTGACCCGCTGGCTGGAGGAGGAGGCCGCCCGCGTCGCGGCTGACACCGGCGTCGAGATTGCGCTCAGCGCCAAGATCTCGGGCGAGAGCTTCCTCACGCCGCCGGGCGAGCTTTCCGAACTGGTGGCCCGCGCGGTCGAGGCCGAGACCGGCCTGCGGCCCGAGCCCTCGACCTCGGGCGGCACCTCGGACGCGCGCTTCGTGCGCGCCCACTGCCCGGTGGTGGAATTCGGCCTTGTCGGCAAGACCATGCATCAGGTGGACGAGCGTGTCGAAGTCGCGCAGATCGAACCGCTGAAGGCCATCTACCTCCGCATTCTGAAAGACTATTTCGCATGA
- a CDS encoding DUF421 domain-containing protein, producing MDEPVVAFDLGRMLLGDDPPLFLAEILVRTLIIYGWTLLLLRWVGGRSIAQLSIIEFLLVIALGSAVGDALFYPEVPLLHAMLVVAAVVGIDKLLDALIRRFRPVKLAVDGKAVAVMRDGRVLTEGVAARRIGMPELHALLRMNGIENLGEVRHAFLEADGQLSIFRAEPPRPGLAIVPPFEVAPPVPVAPGEHPCCLHCGRLFAPRPLKDEPEPCPDCGELRRTRVSLARGGDSCEPVADTQGGMPHDGREETEAAAAGLHAGDRGRALRR from the coding sequence ATGGACGAGCCCGTCGTTGCCTTCGATCTCGGCCGGATGCTGCTCGGGGACGATCCGCCGCTCTTTCTCGCCGAGATCCTCGTCCGCACGCTCATCATCTACGGCTGGACGCTGCTTCTGCTGCGCTGGGTGGGCGGGCGCAGCATCGCGCAGCTCTCGATCATCGAGTTCCTGCTGGTCATCGCGCTGGGCTCGGCCGTGGGCGACGCGCTCTTCTACCCCGAGGTGCCGCTCCTTCATGCCATGCTGGTGGTGGCGGCGGTCGTGGGGATCGACAAGCTGCTCGACGCGCTCATCCGGCGCTTCCGTCCGGTGAAGCTGGCCGTGGACGGCAAGGCGGTGGCGGTGATGCGCGACGGGCGGGTGCTGACCGAAGGCGTCGCCGCCCGCAGGATCGGCATGCCCGAGCTGCATGCGCTGTTGCGGATGAACGGGATCGAGAATCTGGGCGAAGTGCGCCACGCCTTTCTGGAAGCGGACGGGCAGCTCTCGATCTTCCGGGCCGAGCCGCCGCGGCCGGGCCTCGCCATCGTGCCCCCCTTCGAGGTGGCGCCGCCGGTGCCGGTCGCGCCGGGCGAGCATCCCTGCTGCCTCCATTGCGGCCGGCTCTTCGCGCCCCGGCCCCTGAAGGACGAACCGGAGCCCTGTCCCGACTGCGGAGAGCTGCGACGCACGCGCGTCTCCCTTGCACGGGGCGGCGATTCCTGCGAACCGGTCGCGGACACCCAAGGAGGGATGCCGCATGACGGAAGAGAAGAAACCGAAGCGGCCGCAGCAGGTCTTCACGCTGGTGATCGAGGTCGGGCGCTGCGCCGGTGA
- the dapD gene encoding 2,3,4,5-tetrahydropyridine-2,6-dicarboxylate N-succinyltransferase → MSYSALEAAIEAAWEARETITPATKGETREAIEATLEALDKGSLRVAEKRGADWHVNQWAKKAVLLGFRLKDMEVQTGGPQAGTWWDKVDSKFAQWGEAQWKAAGFRAVPNCVVRRSAYIARGVVLMPSFVNLGAYVDEGTMVDTWATVGSCAQIGKNVHLSGGVGIGGVLEPMQAGPTIIEDNCFIGARSEVVEGCIVREGSVLGMGVFIGKSTKIVDRETGEVMYGEVPAGSVVVAGSMPSKGGVNLYCAVIVKRVDAQTRSKTSINELLRD, encoded by the coding sequence ATGTCGTATTCCGCGCTCGAAGCCGCCATCGAAGCCGCCTGGGAGGCGCGCGAGACGATCACCCCGGCCACCAAGGGCGAGACCCGCGAGGCCATCGAGGCGACGCTCGAGGCGCTCGACAAGGGCAGCCTGCGGGTGGCCGAGAAGCGCGGCGCGGACTGGCATGTCAACCAGTGGGCGAAGAAGGCCGTGCTGCTCGGCTTCCGGCTGAAGGACATGGAAGTGCAGACGGGCGGCCCGCAGGCAGGGACCTGGTGGGACAAGGTCGACAGCAAGTTCGCCCAGTGGGGCGAGGCGCAATGGAAGGCCGCGGGCTTCCGCGCGGTGCCGAACTGCGTCGTCCGTCGCTCGGCCTATATCGCCAGGGGCGTGGTTCTGATGCCCTCGTTCGTGAACCTCGGCGCCTATGTCGATGAGGGCACCATGGTCGACACCTGGGCCACCGTCGGCTCCTGCGCGCAGATCGGCAAGAACGTGCACCTGTCGGGCGGCGTCGGCATCGGCGGCGTGCTGGAGCCGATGCAGGCCGGCCCCACCATCATCGAGGACAACTGCTTCATCGGCGCGCGTTCGGAAGTGGTCGAGGGCTGCATTGTCCGCGAGGGCTCGGTGCTGGGCATGGGCGTCTTCATCGGCAAGTCGACGAAGATCGTGGATCGCGAGACGGGCGAGGTCATGTATGGCGAAGTGCCCGCAGGCTCGGTCGTCGTGGCGGGGTCGATGCCCTCGAAGGGCGGCGTGAACCTCTATTGCGCCGTGATCGTGAAGCGCGTGGATGCGCAGACGCGCTCGAAGACCTCGATCAACGAGCTGCTGCGGGACTGA
- a CDS encoding LOG family protein has protein sequence MKDDRRHPFRDSSQDMESAHRVPDTPQSRAPAYRLAFADPEFLMRDELRPVRLQLELMKPQIVMDERGIVSTVVMFGGARIPSPERKDTAPEGLAALAPYYDEARKFARIVTERSMETYGRELVIVTGGGPGVMEAGNLGAYEAGGQSIGLNIVLPHEQAPNAYVTPDLSFNFHYFAVRKMHFLMRARAVVVFPGGFGTLDEMFESLTLIQTKRMKPIPFLLFGREFWEKIINWQALAEVGTIAPEDLRLFRFVETADEALDALDEWE, from the coding sequence ATGAAAGACGACCGCCGCCACCCGTTCCGCGACAGTTCGCAGGACATGGAATCCGCCCACCGTGTGCCGGACACGCCGCAGAGCCGTGCGCCGGCCTACCGGCTGGCCTTCGCGGATCCGGAATTTCTCATGCGGGACGAGTTGCGTCCCGTCCGGCTCCAGCTCGAGCTGATGAAGCCGCAGATCGTCATGGACGAGCGCGGGATCGTCTCGACCGTGGTGATGTTCGGCGGCGCCCGCATCCCCTCGCCCGAGCGCAAGGACACGGCGCCCGAGGGGCTGGCCGCGCTGGCGCCCTATTACGACGAGGCGCGGAAGTTCGCCCGCATCGTGACCGAGCGCAGCATGGAAACCTACGGCCGCGAGCTGGTGATCGTCACCGGCGGCGGGCCGGGCGTGATGGAGGCCGGCAATCTCGGCGCGTACGAGGCGGGCGGGCAATCCATCGGGCTGAACATCGTGCTGCCGCACGAGCAGGCCCCGAACGCCTATGTGACGCCGGACCTCTCGTTCAACTTCCACTATTTCGCCGTGCGGAAGATGCATTTCCTGATGCGCGCCCGTGCCGTGGTGGTCTTCCCGGGCGGGTTCGGCACGCTGGACGAGATGTTCGAAAGTCTCACCCTGATCCAGACCAAGCGGATGAAGCCCATTCCCTTCCTCCTCTTCGGCCGCGAGTTCTGGGAGAAGATCATCAACTGGCAGGCGCTGGCCGAGGTGGGCACGATCGCGCCCGAGGATCTGCGCCTCTTCCGCTTCGTCGAGACGGCCGACGAGGCGCTCGATGCGCTCGACGAGTGGGAGTGA
- a CDS encoding DUF2794 domain-containing protein, translated as MTVQPPIPFAPQSPEQVSFDRHELGQILTLYGRMVALGEWRDYGISHLRDVAVFSIFRRTAESPLYRIEKRPKLRARQGMYAVVAMDGQILRRGQDLAQVLRVLERKLIRPVD; from the coding sequence ATGACCGTGCAGCCGCCGATCCCTTTCGCGCCGCAGTCACCCGAGCAGGTGAGTTTCGACCGGCACGAACTGGGGCAGATCCTGACCCTCTACGGACGCATGGTGGCGCTGGGCGAATGGCGCGACTATGGCATCTCGCACCTGCGCGACGTGGCGGTCTTCTCGATCTTCCGCCGGACGGCCGAGAGCCCGCTTTACCGGATCGAGAAGCGCCCGAAGCTGCGCGCCCGGCAGGGCATGTATGCGGTGGTGGCGATGGACGGCCAGATCCTCCGCCGCGGGCAGGATCTGGCGCAGGTGCTGCGCGTGCTCGAGCGCAAGCTCATCCGGCCGGTTGACTGA